A single Rhizobium sp. NRK18 DNA region contains:
- a CDS encoding helix-turn-helix domain-containing protein yields the protein MSDAENSIREIGQRLKAFRIGAGLTPEDLANQIGISRAAIYRYEAGATPKVDTLVMIADKLGVTLPNLLGIGTEYIPNAVGFFERMRQLEEQVDQIQVLFGPVSYLLTTDLYDEFLKEVLEESVPLDAPFREKSLGEIKTLIGILQQRKETYRHRKPAVLSLISAAELEQFVRVGFVGAYGLSNIDIAKRRRVALNEVENIVRMLRDQPIGTQIGLVVDSIPGSSFQLFRSGTHRTLAVSPFRLGAFPNVRIGVASVSSAPEAVSLHASMTESLWRRSMKGEDAIRILEDNIITPYK from the coding sequence ATGAGCGATGCCGAAAACTCGATCCGCGAAATCGGGCAACGCCTGAAGGCTTTCAGGATCGGCGCGGGGCTGACGCCGGAAGACCTGGCCAACCAGATCGGCATATCCCGGGCGGCGATCTATCGCTACGAGGCCGGCGCCACGCCGAAGGTCGACACGCTCGTCATGATCGCGGACAAGCTCGGCGTCACCCTGCCCAATCTTCTCGGCATCGGAACGGAATACATTCCGAATGCGGTCGGCTTCTTCGAACGGATGCGGCAGCTCGAAGAACAGGTCGACCAGATTCAGGTCCTGTTCGGCCCGGTCTCCTATCTCCTTACCACCGATCTCTACGACGAGTTCCTGAAGGAAGTGCTGGAAGAAAGCGTTCCCCTCGACGCGCCCTTCCGCGAAAAGTCGCTCGGCGAAATCAAGACGCTGATCGGCATCCTGCAGCAGCGCAAGGAGACCTATCGCCACCGCAAGCCCGCCGTCCTGAGCCTGATCTCCGCCGCCGAGCTGGAGCAGTTCGTCCGCGTCGGCTTCGTCGGCGCCTACGGCCTCTCCAACATCGACATCGCCAAGCGCCGGCGCGTTGCGCTCAATGAGGTGGAAAACATCGTCCGCATGCTGCGCGACCAACCGATCGGCACTCAGATCGGCCTCGTCGTCGATTCGATCCCCGGCTCGAGTTTCCAGCTGTTCCGCTCCGGCACGCATCGCACGCTGGCCGTCAGCCCGTTCAGGCTCGGCGCCTTCCCGAACGTCCGCATCGGCGTCGCCTCGGTCTCCTCGGCGCCCGAAGCGGTCTCCCTTCACGCGTCGATGACCGAAAGCCTCTGGCGGCGCAGCATGAAGGGCGAGGACGCCATCCGCATCCTCGAAGACAACATCATCACCCCGTACAAGTGA
- a CDS encoding TRAP transporter large permease, with product MLTLLLIALLAVVLLVCGFEMFLVLAIPAMLVKFAFYPTLPDPVVVQRLVGGIDHETLLAIPFFIFAAELMGDGQIASRLTGLIGAFLGHLRGGFGYTTIGGSMAFGSVSGSAPATVAAMANMVYPEMRKAGFSERFTLGLIVSSAETALLIPPSITFIVYGWMTGTSIAKLFIGGLSVGVVLALAFTVLVAIESRRSGIAPGPKLSWKERLIAVRRAGWALGMPIIILGGIYSGVFTPTEAAAASVVYAVLIEGLVFRTLTFTKLFRLTERAAISTSIIFILLAVGSILSYFITLAQIPAAITTFLAESHAGPITFLIAVNVLFLIAGMFIDPNSALLILIPPLFPAATALGIDPVHLGMIVTLNISLGMITPPFGLDIFVAASTLSKPVTTIVSGVWPFIIANLVALLIVTYVPQISLFLPTLLMR from the coding sequence ATGCTGACCCTTCTGCTTATCGCCTTGCTTGCCGTGGTGCTTCTCGTCTGCGGCTTTGAGATGTTCCTGGTGCTGGCGATCCCGGCCATGCTGGTCAAGTTCGCCTTCTATCCGACGTTGCCGGATCCGGTCGTCGTCCAGCGTCTGGTCGGCGGCATCGACCACGAGACGCTGCTTGCCATCCCGTTCTTCATCTTCGCCGCCGAGCTGATGGGCGACGGCCAGATCGCCAGCCGGCTGACCGGCCTGATCGGCGCCTTTCTCGGCCATCTGCGCGGCGGCTTCGGCTACACGACCATCGGCGGTTCCATGGCTTTCGGCTCGGTCTCGGGCTCGGCGCCGGCAACCGTTGCCGCCATGGCGAACATGGTCTACCCGGAAATGCGCAAGGCGGGCTTCAGCGAGCGCTTCACGCTGGGCCTCATCGTATCGAGTGCTGAAACCGCACTGCTCATTCCGCCATCCATCACCTTCATCGTTTACGGCTGGATGACCGGCACGTCGATCGCCAAGCTGTTCATCGGCGGCCTGTCGGTCGGCGTCGTGCTGGCGCTTGCCTTCACCGTTCTGGTGGCGATCGAAAGCCGCCGTTCCGGCATCGCGCCCGGCCCGAAACTGTCGTGGAAGGAGCGACTGATCGCCGTCCGCCGCGCTGGCTGGGCGCTCGGCATGCCGATCATCATTCTCGGGGGCATCTATAGCGGTGTCTTCACGCCGACCGAAGCGGCCGCCGCCAGCGTCGTCTACGCGGTGCTGATCGAGGGGCTGGTGTTCCGTACGCTGACCTTCACCAAGCTCTTCCGCCTGACGGAACGCGCGGCGATCTCCACCTCGATCATCTTCATCCTGCTCGCGGTCGGCAGCATCCTGTCCTACTTCATCACGTTGGCGCAGATTCCTGCGGCGATCACCACTTTCCTCGCCGAAAGCCATGCCGGGCCGATCACGTTCCTCATCGCCGTCAACGTGCTGTTCCTGATTGCCGGCATGTTCATCGATCCGAATTCGGCGCTGCTGATCCTCATCCCGCCGTTGTTCCCGGCGGCGACCGCGCTCGGCATCGATCCGGTGCATCTCGGCATGATCGTCACGCTGAACATCAGTCTCGGCATGATCACGCCACCCTTCGGGCTCGATATTTTCGTGGCCGCCTCGACCTTGTCGAAACCGGTCACGACGATCGTCTCGGGGGTCTGGCCGTTCATCATCGCCAACCTCGTGGCGCTTCTGATCGTTACCTATGTTCCGCAGATTTCGCTCTTCCTGCCGACGCTGTTGATGCGCTGA
- a CDS encoding ABC transporter permease, giving the protein MTDVQSLADHGTLPAAPPLAPKAAAKEENLYTAKPRQLIWWRFRKHKLAVVSLWFMIILSALAVFADFVAPYQPFSLSKLNTFAPPSVVRLFHEGELQRPFIYALKRTRDLETARVIYKEDQSKVLPIEFFVKGEEYSFLGLFDADIHLFGVNDRKQKINLLGTDSLGRDLFTRLIYGARVTLSAGLIGVAFSFVLGLTLGAISGYYGGWLDAMIQRLMEFIRSIPTIPLWMGLAAALPIAWDPLFVYVLITIILSLIGWTHLARVVRGRFFSLKTEDYVLAARLSGASEFRIVTRHMLPAMTSYIIAALTLAVPEMILGETALSFLGLGLRPPVVSWGVLLQDAQNLRSISLAPWLLSPGIAVVLVVLAFNFIGDGLRDAADPYGQ; this is encoded by the coding sequence ATGACCGACGTTCAATCGCTCGCCGACCACGGCACGCTTCCCGCCGCTCCGCCGCTCGCCCCGAAGGCGGCCGCGAAGGAGGAAAATCTCTATACCGCCAAACCGCGCCAGCTGATCTGGTGGCGCTTCCGCAAGCACAAGCTGGCGGTCGTTTCCCTGTGGTTCATGATCATCCTGAGCGCGCTGGCGGTGTTTGCCGATTTCGTTGCGCCCTATCAGCCGTTTTCGCTGAGCAAGCTCAACACCTTCGCGCCGCCGAGCGTCGTGCGCCTCTTCCATGAGGGCGAGCTGCAGCGGCCGTTCATCTATGCCTTGAAGCGCACGCGTGACCTGGAGACCGCACGGGTGATCTACAAGGAGGACCAGTCGAAGGTCCTTCCCATCGAGTTCTTCGTGAAGGGTGAGGAGTACAGCTTCCTCGGCCTGTTCGATGCCGACATCCATCTCTTCGGCGTCAATGACCGCAAGCAGAAGATCAATCTGCTGGGAACGGATTCGCTTGGCCGCGACCTGTTCACGCGGCTGATCTACGGCGCCCGCGTCACGCTTTCGGCCGGCCTGATCGGTGTCGCCTTCTCCTTCGTGCTCGGCCTGACGCTCGGTGCCATATCCGGCTATTACGGCGGCTGGCTCGATGCGATGATCCAGCGCCTGATGGAGTTCATACGCTCGATCCCGACGATCCCGTTGTGGATGGGCCTTGCCGCAGCGCTGCCGATCGCCTGGGATCCGCTGTTCGTCTACGTCCTGATCACGATCATCCTGTCGCTGATCGGCTGGACTCATCTCGCCCGCGTCGTGCGTGGCCGGTTCTTCTCACTGAAGACGGAAGACTATGTGCTGGCCGCGCGTCTCTCGGGCGCATCAGAATTCCGCATCGTCACGCGGCACATGCTGCCGGCCATGACGAGCTACATCATCGCCGCGCTGACGCTCGCGGTGCCGGAAATGATCCTCGGCGAAACCGCGCTGAGCTTCCTCGGCCTCGGCCTCCGTCCGCCGGTCGTCAGCTGGGGCGTGCTGCTGCAGGACGCGCAGAACCTGCGCAGCATCTCGCTCGCACCCTGGCTGTTGTCGCCCGGCATTGCCGTGGTCCTCGTCGTTCTCGCATTCAACTTCATCGGTGACGGATTGCGCGATGCCGCCGATCCGTACGGCCAGTGA
- a CDS encoding TRAP transporter substrate-binding protein has translation MFKISSFTSMLAASAVAAALLAPAAHAAQFVAKIGHLESAAQSRNVALEKVAELVKERTGGEVEFQIYPAGQLGTQREMTEGVQLGTLEATISPAAFLGGFNPAISILDIPYLLPDDDTKSVDLTNGPFGKALCDSFSSKGVTCIGLWPNGKKNFTSNKPIGTPEDFAGQKFRVMDSKILVDQFKSLGAQANPIPFGELYTSLQTGVVDGEENPLDTIKNMKFYEVQKYLLVSNHGAMEDVILFNPTFWSSLPEKDQKIITDAFQEVIPELVAHKKAAVTAALETIKEAGVDVKVASDEEKAKLREIMYPAAKDAYVAQTGEEGQKLIDLYEAEYKKVAGQ, from the coding sequence ATGTTCAAGATTTCATCCTTTACCTCCATGCTCGCCGCCTCGGCGGTGGCCGCGGCATTGCTCGCGCCCGCAGCTCACGCCGCCCAGTTCGTGGCCAAGATCGGCCACCTGGAATCGGCCGCCCAGAGCCGTAACGTCGCCCTGGAAAAGGTGGCGGAACTGGTAAAGGAGCGCACCGGCGGAGAGGTTGAGTTCCAGATCTATCCGGCAGGCCAGCTCGGCACCCAGCGCGAAATGACCGAAGGCGTGCAGCTCGGCACGCTCGAAGCCACCATTTCTCCGGCGGCATTCCTCGGCGGCTTCAATCCGGCCATCTCCATTCTCGACATTCCCTATCTGCTGCCCGATGACGACACCAAGTCCGTGGACCTGACCAATGGTCCGTTCGGCAAGGCCCTTTGCGACAGCTTCTCGAGCAAGGGCGTGACCTGCATCGGCCTGTGGCCGAACGGCAAGAAGAACTTCACCTCCAACAAGCCGATCGGCACGCCGGAAGACTTCGCCGGCCAGAAGTTCCGCGTGATGGATTCGAAGATCCTCGTCGACCAGTTCAAGTCGCTTGGCGCACAGGCCAACCCGATCCCGTTCGGTGAACTCTACACCTCGCTGCAGACCGGCGTCGTCGACGGTGAGGAAAATCCGTTGGATACGATCAAGAACATGAAGTTCTACGAGGTCCAGAAGTATCTGCTGGTCTCGAACCACGGCGCGATGGAAGACGTCATCCTCTTCAACCCGACGTTCTGGTCGAGCCTGCCGGAGAAGGACCAGAAGATCATCACCGACGCCTTCCAGGAAGTCATTCCCGAACTGGTCGCCCACAAGAAGGCTGCCGTCACGGCCGCGCTTGAGACCATCAAGGAAGCCGGCGTGGATGTGAAGGTCGCCTCCGACGAGGAAAAGGCCAAGCTGCGCGAGATCATGTATCCGGCCGCCAAGGACGCCTATGTCGCCCAGACCGGCGAAGAAGGCCAGAAGCTGATCGACCTCTATGAGGCCGAGTACAAGAAGGTTGCCGGCCAGTAA
- a CDS encoding ABC transporter ATP-binding protein: protein MNAPTTTPTMDDSTLISVRAAKKYFPVTQGWFNREVGTVKAVDDISFDIRKGETFGLVGESGSGKSSIARLILRAYDLTGGEILFRRNSGEVVDITRLGDREMREIRREMQMIFQDPYSSLNPRMTLLDLVGEPLVIHGAGTAAEIKDRVQELLGLVGLRPEYVMRYPHAFSGGQRQRIGIARALALNPSFIAADEAVSALDVSVAAQNINLMQDLQEKLGLTYLFITHDLGMVEHISDRVGVMYLGRLMEVGSTEDMFAKPMHPYTEALLAAVPQPDPRGNRTRKRVPLKGEISDAMNIPTGCPFHPRCAYADDKCRGEVPELRAMPNGRQVRCHHAESLDLVGVAEV, encoded by the coding sequence ATGAACGCCCCCACCACCACGCCGACCATGGACGACAGCACGCTGATTTCCGTCCGCGCGGCGAAGAAGTATTTCCCCGTCACGCAAGGCTGGTTCAACCGCGAGGTCGGCACCGTCAAGGCCGTCGACGACATCAGCTTCGATATCCGCAAGGGCGAGACCTTCGGCCTCGTCGGCGAAAGCGGCTCCGGCAAATCGTCGATCGCCCGGCTGATTTTGAGAGCCTATGACCTGACGGGTGGCGAGATCCTGTTTCGCCGCAACAGCGGCGAGGTGGTCGACATCACCCGGCTCGGCGATCGCGAGATGCGCGAGATCCGCCGCGAAATGCAGATGATCTTTCAGGATCCCTATTCCTCGCTCAATCCGCGCATGACGCTGCTCGACCTCGTCGGCGAACCGCTGGTCATCCACGGCGCCGGCACCGCGGCAGAGATCAAGGACCGCGTGCAGGAGCTCTTGGGGCTCGTCGGCCTGCGCCCCGAATATGTGATGCGCTATCCGCACGCCTTTTCCGGTGGCCAGCGCCAGCGCATCGGCATTGCCCGCGCGCTCGCGCTCAATCCGAGCTTCATCGCCGCCGACGAGGCCGTTTCGGCCCTCGACGTGTCGGTTGCCGCGCAGAACATCAACCTGATGCAGGACCTGCAGGAGAAGTTGGGGCTCACCTACCTCTTCATCACTCACGATCTCGGCATGGTCGAGCATATCTCCGACCGCGTCGGCGTCATGTATCTCGGCCGGCTGATGGAAGTCGGTTCGACCGAGGATATGTTCGCCAAGCCGATGCATCCTTATACCGAGGCCTTGCTTGCCGCCGTGCCGCAGCCCGATCCGCGCGGCAACCGGACGCGCAAGCGGGTGCCGCTGAAAGGCGAGATCTCCGACGCGATGAACATTCCGACCGGCTGCCCCTTCCATCCGCGCTGCGCCTATGCGGACGACAAGTGCCGCGGCGAAGTGCCGGAACTGCGCGCCATGCCGAACGGCCGTCAGGTCCGCTGTCACCACGCCGAGAGCCTCGATCTCGTCGGGGTTGCCGAGGTATGA
- a CDS encoding ABC transporter permease → MLGYILRRLLWAIPTLAFVSFISFVIIQLPPGDFVTAYVAQLRNGGEYVTEVQEAIMRQQYGLNDPLLVQYWRWISNIIFHGDFGRSLEWNAPVSALIWDRLSLTLILSSLSLVFTWIIAIPVGVYSATRQYSAFDYIFTVFGFLGKGIPDFLLALILMWVAFVWMHIDVGGLISPQFENQPWDIAKFVNMLSHIWIPLVVLATGGAAGLIRVMRANMLDELRKPYVETAYAQGFGERTVVWRYPVRVALNPFISTVGWALPALFSGDVITAVVLNLPTTGPILLQALKMQDMYLAGSFILILSVFTVIGTVLSDILLALSDPRIRFS, encoded by the coding sequence ATGCTGGGTTACATTTTGCGGCGCCTGTTATGGGCCATTCCCACGCTGGCATTCGTTTCGTTCATCTCTTTCGTCATCATCCAGCTGCCGCCGGGCGATTTCGTCACCGCCTATGTGGCCCAGCTGCGCAACGGCGGCGAATATGTCACCGAAGTGCAGGAGGCGATCATGCGCCAGCAATACGGGCTCAACGACCCGTTGCTGGTGCAATATTGGCGCTGGATCTCCAACATCATCTTCCACGGCGACTTCGGCCGTTCGCTGGAATGGAACGCACCGGTGAGCGCCCTGATCTGGGACCGGCTCAGCCTGACGCTGATCCTCTCAAGCCTCAGCCTCGTCTTCACCTGGATCATCGCCATTCCGGTCGGCGTCTATTCCGCCACACGGCAATATTCGGCCTTCGATTATATCTTCACCGTGTTCGGCTTCCTCGGAAAGGGCATACCCGACTTCCTGCTGGCGCTGATCCTGATGTGGGTCGCCTTCGTCTGGATGCATATCGACGTCGGCGGTCTCATCTCGCCGCAGTTCGAAAACCAGCCCTGGGATATCGCCAAGTTCGTCAACATGCTCTCGCACATCTGGATCCCGCTCGTCGTTCTGGCGACCGGGGGCGCGGCCGGGCTGATCCGCGTCATGCGCGCCAACATGCTCGACGAACTACGCAAGCCCTATGTCGAAACCGCCTATGCTCAGGGCTTCGGCGAGCGCACGGTCGTCTGGCGCTATCCTGTGCGGGTCGCCCTCAACCCGTTCATCTCCACCGTCGGCTGGGCCCTGCCGGCACTCTTTTCCGGCGACGTGATCACCGCCGTGGTTCTGAACCTGCCGACCACCGGCCCGATCCTCCTGCAGGCGCTGAAGATGCAGGACATGTATCTGGCCGGCAGCTTCATCCTGATCCTCAGCGTCTTCACCGTCATCGGCACGGTGCTGTCCGACATTCTCCTTGCGCTTTCCGATCCGCGCATCCGGTTCTCGTGA
- a CDS encoding ABC transporter ATP-binding protein — MSNPKLPLAPMPPERLIELDNVGVHFPTREGLVKAVNGVTYHVNRGEVLGIVGESGSGKSVTARSIMRLQPKNAIDASGTIRFRRSNGDEILISAEGRQSRTMRELRGGEIGMVFQEPMTALSPVHTIGTQIARTVMLHRKVSKAQARERAIELLTRVQMPRPQDIVDRYPHHLSGGMRQRAMIALALACDPVLLIADEPTTALDVTTEAQILELLKSLQQELNMAIVFITHNFGVVADIADRVAVMYLGRVVETGTVDEIFYEPKHPYTQALLQSIPRLGKSQGRRLRTISGMVPDPYNVPPGCSFHPRCLHAVDGICNVETPPDIAFPDGQRARCHFAGKIAVEEAAQ; from the coding sequence ATGTCCAATCCGAAACTCCCGCTCGCCCCGATGCCGCCGGAACGGTTGATCGAACTCGACAATGTCGGCGTGCATTTTCCCACCCGCGAAGGCCTCGTGAAGGCCGTCAACGGCGTGACTTATCACGTCAATCGCGGCGAGGTGCTGGGCATCGTCGGCGAAAGCGGTTCCGGCAAGTCGGTGACCGCCCGCTCCATCATGCGGCTGCAGCCGAAGAATGCGATCGATGCCAGCGGCACGATCCGCTTCCGCCGGTCGAACGGCGATGAAATCCTGATTTCGGCGGAAGGCCGGCAGTCGCGGACGATGCGGGAATTGCGCGGTGGCGAGATCGGCATGGTCTTCCAGGAGCCGATGACGGCGCTCTCTCCGGTCCACACGATCGGCACGCAGATCGCCCGCACAGTCATGCTCCACCGCAAGGTGTCGAAGGCGCAGGCGCGGGAACGCGCCATCGAGCTACTGACCCGCGTGCAGATGCCGCGTCCGCAGGACATCGTCGATCGGTACCCGCATCACCTGTCGGGGGGCATGCGGCAGCGCGCCATGATCGCACTGGCGCTCGCCTGCGACCCCGTTCTGTTGATCGCCGACGAGCCGACAACCGCGCTCGACGTCACCACCGAGGCGCAGATCCTCGAACTGTTGAAGTCGCTCCAGCAGGAGCTCAACATGGCGATCGTCTTCATCACCCACAATTTCGGGGTGGTGGCCGATATCGCTGACCGGGTGGCTGTCATGTATCTCGGCCGCGTGGTCGAGACCGGAACGGTCGACGAGATCTTCTACGAGCCCAAGCACCCCTATACCCAGGCACTGCTGCAATCGATCCCGCGGCTCGGCAAAAGCCAGGGGCGGCGCTTGCGCACCATCTCCGGCATGGTGCCGGACCCCTACAATGTTCCGCCCGGCTGTTCCTTCCACCCGCGCTGTCTGCATGCGGTCGACGGCATCTGCAATGTCGAGACGCCGCCGGACATCGCCTTTCCGGACGGCCAGCGCGCGCGGTGCCATTTCGCCGGCAAGATCGCAGTCGAGGAGGCCGCCCAATGA
- a CDS encoding TRAP transporter small permease codes for MSIADVLRRIERTVIVTIFIVMVCLYFGSVLLREFGGTAASDFGWLEELVSLLNLYLVFLTAGLALERGRQVSVNSWRDAIAAKTGLPLRKIIDFTGFVMSIYLVWLGWKMCTFVLAMGQRNPTLEISTAWLYGAPTVGFGLLALRFLLSGLGRFDRFSATAGEH; via the coding sequence ATGAGCATTGCCGATGTGCTTCGCCGAATCGAACGCACGGTCATCGTGACCATTTTCATCGTGATGGTCTGTCTCTATTTCGGAAGCGTTCTCCTGCGGGAGTTCGGCGGGACGGCCGCTTCCGACTTCGGCTGGCTGGAAGAGCTGGTGTCGCTTCTCAACCTCTATCTCGTCTTCCTGACGGCCGGTCTGGCGCTTGAGCGCGGACGCCAGGTCAGCGTCAACTCCTGGCGCGACGCGATCGCGGCGAAGACCGGGCTGCCGTTGCGCAAGATCATCGACTTCACCGGCTTCGTGATGTCCATCTACCTGGTCTGGCTGGGCTGGAAGATGTGCACTTTCGTGCTCGCCATGGGACAGCGCAATCCCACCCTCGAAATCTCCACCGCATGGCTTTACGGCGCACCCACTGTGGGGTTCGGCCTGCTTGCCCTGCGGTTTCTCTTGAGCGGCCTCGGCCGGTTCGACCGCTTCAGCGCCACTGCCGGGGAACACTGA
- a CDS encoding HAD family hydrolase produces MTTTDFVGAPLADLTGLASDADYALARQYAPILLLDENEPYAALAAGYTVYRGEAQSVSSKFRMVPDGACVIEYAVWYDWDIQHLYDLEHVWVHVGHDGAVTRVEASRHGSRRSMVRPDGSLPVRGGRPELYSEPGKHAHWADGAEMRAKSGVLIEAMCGAMAGEYGIHLSNRFSDRGLLSATALERRLARLKMKRDAFRPTWIFSRSSDDGDGMVLVPWPVLEGWIPKRVTAIAASLKGTIPHLAAVFLDCGDTLADEATEEKIGGSEVVVKADLIPGAGEVVHQLADSGYRLALVADGPRATFENILKTHGLWDLFEAHVISGDIGELKPSAKMFAAACDVLRLDEADRARTVMVGNNLERDILGANRFGLISIFLAWSKRRSHRHRLRRERPLLTISHIWKLPDLLERIELSLPMGDR; encoded by the coding sequence ATGACAACTACGGATTTTGTCGGAGCGCCGCTCGCCGATCTCACCGGTCTGGCAAGCGATGCCGATTACGCGCTGGCTCGCCAGTATGCGCCAATTCTGCTGCTGGATGAGAATGAGCCCTATGCGGCGCTGGCGGCAGGCTACACGGTCTATCGCGGCGAGGCGCAGTCGGTCTCCTCTAAGTTCCGCATGGTGCCAGACGGCGCCTGCGTGATCGAATATGCCGTCTGGTATGACTGGGACATCCAGCATCTCTACGATCTCGAACACGTCTGGGTTCATGTCGGCCATGACGGCGCTGTGACCAGGGTCGAGGCGTCGCGTCATGGGTCGCGGCGCAGCATGGTCCGGCCGGACGGCTCGCTGCCCGTGAGGGGAGGGCGTCCCGAGCTTTATAGCGAACCCGGCAAACATGCCCACTGGGCCGACGGCGCCGAGATGCGCGCGAAATCGGGCGTGCTGATTGAGGCCATGTGCGGTGCGATGGCCGGCGAATACGGCATTCATCTCTCCAACCGTTTTTCCGATCGCGGTCTCTTGTCGGCGACCGCCCTGGAGCGGCGTCTGGCCCGGCTGAAGATGAAGCGCGATGCCTTCCGCCCGACATGGATCTTCAGCCGCAGCAGCGATGACGGCGACGGCATGGTGCTGGTGCCCTGGCCGGTTCTCGAAGGCTGGATCCCGAAGCGGGTGACCGCGATCGCTGCGTCGCTCAAAGGGACGATCCCGCATCTCGCCGCAGTGTTTCTCGATTGCGGCGATACGCTTGCCGACGAAGCGACGGAAGAAAAGATCGGCGGCAGCGAGGTAGTGGTGAAGGCGGACCTCATTCCCGGCGCCGGCGAGGTCGTCCATCAGCTTGCCGACAGCGGCTATCGCCTGGCGCTGGTTGCCGACGGTCCCCGGGCAACTTTCGAAAACATCCTGAAGACCCACGGCCTGTGGGACCTCTTCGAAGCGCATGTCATCTCCGGCGACATTGGCGAGTTGAAGCCGTCGGCGAAGATGTTCGCCGCCGCCTGCGACGTCCTGCGTCTCGACGAGGCCGACAGGGCGCGCACCGTCATGGTCGGCAACAATCTCGAACGCGACATACTGGGCGCCAACCGCTTCGGCCTGATCAGCATCTTCCTTGCCTGGTCGAAACGCCGCAGCCACCGCCATCGACTGCGTCGCGAGCGGCCACTCCTGACGATCTCGCATATCTGGAAACTGCCGGATCTCCTGGAGCGGATCGAGCTCAGCCTGCCAATGGGTGACCGATAG